A region of Moorena sp. SIOASIH DNA encodes the following proteins:
- a CDS encoding SdrD B-like domain-containing protein produces MAEDMMAENSWGEETVNLKGDFSDERSSAMDSGLLESGVSSTKKSNPMFKTVGGHLTLLYEEHKGYLEKTTFLPFQSNNQLLQVSNSFVVIDAVAAQDTTTLLKDLEELGLQQGSMYGSVVSGVLPIQALDEMASLESLKFVKPAYRPITNVGLTTTQGDAAMNAEAARTRFGVDGSGVTVGVLSDSYNVLGGESDDIASGDLPGIGNPFGNTATVNVLLDDLSPSNTDEGRGMLQLIHDVAPGADLAFHTAFLGQGNFAKGIVDLATVAGADVIVDDVIYLAEPMFQDGIIAQAIDRVVAEGVSYFSSAGNNSRDSYESDFRLGVDDTANRGYRFHDFDPSDGVDIFQQFTLDDGESILLSFQWDQPFASAGGVGSSNDLDIFVFENDDLNAKVLESAVDFNVGRDAVELLFFQNTTGATANFHLAIGKYEPEGGSDPTRIKYVEFRQADNIEYATNSSTVYGHANAAGAEAVGAAFYQNTPAFGTDPAVSQSFSSAGTTPILFDPAGNRLATPEIRQKPEIVAPDGTNTTFFPPFPGRDVEGDGFPNFFGTSAAAPHGAAVAALMLDAVPGTSPEVIYDTLERTALDMDDPFTPGFDQGFDNGTGFGLIQADLAIQELVDTATNGSISGIKWNDLNGNGVREPDEPGLENWTIYLDQNQNGKLDTGEAFTKTDAEGNYSFTDLKPDTYTVAEVVLPGWKQTFPGGSGTYTIELDPGEIFNSIDFGNQRVSPAIANPIFGTPEDDQLTIFESPVIVLAGAGNDLVDTSATSGGNQLYGGEGDDELFASTDDRLFGEAGFDILNASVGRGNNRLDGGDNGDILIAGTNDLLFGQEGNDILFAGNGDNLLTGGDDADQFWIAAAAFPSTANTITDFELDVDVLVISGLGVTFEDIAIAQNQDDVSISTLGQELAVLRGVQGSALDSDNFVFL; encoded by the coding sequence ATGGCTGAAGACATGATGGCTGAAAACTCTTGGGGTGAAGAAACAGTTAATCTTAAAGGTGACTTCAGTGACGAACGTTCATCTGCTATGGATTCGGGGCTACTAGAGAGTGGGGTTAGTTCTACCAAGAAAAGCAATCCAATGTTCAAAACAGTAGGTGGGCATCTGACCTTACTCTATGAAGAACACAAAGGTTACTTGGAAAAAACTACCTTCTTGCCCTTCCAATCCAACAACCAATTGTTGCAAGTAAGCAACAGTTTTGTGGTGATTGATGCAGTAGCAGCTCAAGATACAACTACCCTATTAAAGGATCTAGAAGAGTTAGGATTACAGCAAGGCTCAATGTATGGTTCGGTAGTTTCCGGTGTACTACCGATTCAAGCCCTTGACGAGATGGCTAGTTTAGAGAGCTTAAAGTTTGTCAAACCAGCGTATCGTCCCATCACCAATGTCGGGCTAACCACCACTCAAGGGGATGCAGCCATGAATGCTGAAGCTGCTCGTACCCGATTTGGTGTGGATGGCAGTGGGGTTACTGTCGGAGTATTGTCTGACAGCTATAATGTTCTAGGGGGAGAATCTGACGATATCGCTAGTGGGGACCTTCCTGGTATTGGTAATCCCTTTGGTAATACGGCGACCGTCAATGTGCTGCTAGACGACCTCTCCCCCTCCAACACTGATGAAGGTCGTGGCATGCTGCAACTGATTCATGATGTCGCTCCCGGTGCTGATTTAGCGTTTCATACGGCATTTCTGGGTCAAGGGAATTTCGCTAAGGGGATTGTTGACTTAGCAACTGTCGCTGGTGCTGATGTAATTGTGGATGACGTTATTTATTTGGCTGAGCCAATGTTCCAAGATGGGATTATTGCTCAAGCAATAGATAGGGTAGTAGCTGAGGGTGTTTCTTATTTCTCTTCCGCTGGTAATAACAGCCGCGATTCCTACGAAAGCGATTTCCGGCTCGGTGTGGACGACACGGCCAATAGGGGATATCGATTCCATGATTTTGACCCATCCGACGGTGTAGATATTTTCCAACAGTTCACCTTAGACGATGGGGAGAGTATCTTACTGTCGTTTCAGTGGGATCAGCCATTTGCCTCCGCAGGAGGAGTTGGTTCCAGTAATGACTTAGATATCTTCGTGTTTGAGAATGACGACTTGAATGCTAAAGTGCTGGAATCCGCTGTAGATTTTAATGTAGGCCGGGATGCAGTCGAGCTGTTGTTCTTCCAAAACACTACAGGAGCAACGGCTAATTTCCACCTAGCAATTGGAAAATATGAACCGGAAGGTGGTTCAGACCCCACTCGGATCAAGTATGTTGAGTTTAGGCAGGCGGACAATATTGAGTATGCTACTAACAGCTCAACGGTATATGGTCATGCCAATGCTGCTGGTGCTGAAGCAGTGGGAGCCGCGTTTTATCAAAATACACCAGCGTTTGGTACTGACCCAGCAGTGTCACAGAGTTTCTCTTCTGCTGGAACTACACCGATCCTATTTGATCCGGCTGGCAATCGTCTGGCAACTCCTGAAATTCGACAGAAGCCTGAAATTGTTGCTCCTGATGGCACTAACACGACTTTCTTTCCTCCCTTTCCAGGACGGGATGTTGAAGGAGACGGCTTTCCGAACTTCTTTGGTACTTCCGCTGCAGCTCCCCATGGGGCAGCAGTGGCGGCTTTGATGCTTGACGCTGTTCCAGGAACAAGTCCTGAGGTGATTTACGACACTCTAGAGCGTACAGCTCTCGATATGGATGACCCATTTACTCCTGGGTTTGATCAAGGATTCGATAATGGTACTGGCTTCGGATTAATTCAGGCAGACTTGGCGATTCAGGAGTTAGTGGATACAGCAACAAACGGCTCGATTTCTGGCATCAAGTGGAACGACTTAAATGGCAATGGTGTGCGGGAGCCTGATGAACCTGGTTTGGAAAACTGGACGATTTACCTCGACCAGAACCAGAATGGTAAACTTGATACTGGTGAAGCTTTCACAAAAACCGATGCTGAAGGGAACTATAGCTTCACTGACCTCAAACCAGATACCTACACTGTTGCTGAAGTGGTATTACCAGGCTGGAAGCAAACCTTTCCTGGTGGGTCTGGCACTTACACCATTGAACTTGACCCTGGTGAGATTTTCAATAGTATTGACTTTGGTAATCAACGAGTTTCTCCAGCTATAGCAAATCCGATCTTTGGCACTCCTGAGGATGATCAGCTGACTATTTTTGAGAGTCCAGTGATTGTCTTGGCTGGTGCTGGTAATGATTTAGTCGATACCTCTGCAACCTCTGGTGGCAATCAACTGTATGGTGGCGAAGGGGACGATGAACTGTTTGCTAGTACTGACGATCGACTCTTTGGTGAAGCTGGCTTCGATATTCTAAATGCTTCAGTGGGTAGGGGAAATAATCGACTTGATGGTGGTGACAACGGTGATATTTTGATTGCTGGCACCAACGACCTATTGTTTGGTCAAGAGGGTAACGATATCTTGTTTGCTGGCAATGGTGATAACTTGCTAACTGGCGGTGATGACGCGGATCAGTTTTGGATTGCGGCTGCGGCTTTTCCTAGCACTGCTAACACCATTACTGACTTTGAGTTGGATGTTGATGTACTGGTGATTAGCGGTCTAGGGGTCACGTTTGAAGATATTGCGATCGCTCAAAATCAGGATGATGTTTCAATCAGTACTTTAGGTCAAGAGTTGGCTGTCCTGAGGGGAGTTCAGGGGAGTGCTCTTGACAGCGATAATTTTGTTTTCCTGTAA
- a CDS encoding DUF433 domain-containing protein produces MKTAARVIHSDPDILGGTPVFVGTRVPIKTLLDYLKAGDPLDEFLEHFPSVSREQAIAALELAVVVQNS; encoded by the coding sequence ATGAAAACCGCAGCCCGTGTTATTCATAGCGACCCTGACATCCTGGGAGGAACCCCTGTTTTTGTTGGAACTCGTGTGCCAATAAAAACTTTGCTCGATTATCTCAAAGCAGGGGATCCACTCGACGAATTCTTAGAGCATTTTCCCAGTGTTAGCCGCGAGCAAGCGATCGCAGCCCTTGAATTGGCGGTAGTGGTACAGAATTCGTGA